A single window of Mycolicibacterium madagascariense DNA harbors:
- a CDS encoding GntR family transcriptional regulator has translation MLSNTPSLKRASLRDQALAVLREGMVSGELAPGEIYSVTALANQLGVSASPVREAMLTLVNQGLMEPIRNRGFRVLPIDDSDRREIFELRVLLEIPAMEKLAGNDAITAEYAKHAAVAAEIVDAARDGDLIDYLDADRRFHMGLLAHTTNERLLELVDGLRDQTRLFGLKELSDRGTLTASAEEHLPILDAIVAGDAEKTRTLMLRHLEHIKGDWGDAPLPPA, from the coding sequence ATGCTCAGCAACACCCCCAGCCTCAAGCGCGCGAGCCTGCGGGACCAGGCGCTGGCCGTGCTCCGCGAAGGCATGGTTTCCGGTGAACTGGCGCCGGGCGAGATCTATTCGGTCACCGCACTAGCGAATCAGTTGGGCGTCTCGGCCAGCCCCGTCCGCGAAGCGATGCTGACACTGGTGAACCAGGGACTGATGGAGCCGATCCGCAACCGCGGATTTCGCGTCCTGCCGATCGACGACTCGGATCGCCGGGAGATCTTCGAGTTACGGGTGCTGCTCGAGATTCCGGCCATGGAGAAGCTCGCGGGCAACGACGCCATCACCGCCGAATACGCGAAGCACGCGGCCGTGGCCGCCGAGATCGTCGACGCCGCCCGCGACGGTGACCTCATCGACTATCTCGACGCCGACCGCCGCTTCCACATGGGCCTGCTCGCACACACCACCAACGAACGCCTTCTCGAGCTCGTCGACGGGCTACGCGACCAGACCCGGCTGTTCGGCCTGAAGGAACTCTCCGACCGCGGCACCCTCACCGCGTCCGCCGAGGAACACCTGCCGATCCTCGACGCCATCGTGGCAGGCGACGCCGAGAAGACGCGCACGCTGATGCTGCGCCACCTCGAACACATCAAGGGTGACTGGGGCGACGCCCCGCTGCCTCCAGCGTGA
- a CDS encoding D-arabinono-1,4-lactone oxidase produces the protein MTRQTGGHWDNWGGNQGFDYDEFVDAATEDDVVRAVTRAASTGRGVRVAGSGHSFTPIVQTDHTLVTMERLTGLVTADDVTLRARLRGGTRLWDVGAPLWEHGMALANQGDIDAQSIAGAIATGTKGSGPAFGNLSSMVRGVRLVDGSGEIVSITEDDDDALHAAQVSIGMLGVFLELDLQAVPAYKIREQNAVLPFDEVDANWARFLADYRHFSFWWMPTPASSAMYDLGTVPQDHCVVKLLSEAPADADDVDAEPGARTGRAHLIYPDATTEARFHELEYMVPADRGREALDVVRDLMLTRHPEQISPVQVRWQRADEAYLSAQYQRDTMSLSVSGQVGTVYEPFLRELDRVLQPFDARPHWGKVHFLTRDRVEALYPRYDDFQRLRKQFDPSGIFLNPHLRALFG, from the coding sequence ATGACCAGGCAGACCGGTGGCCACTGGGACAACTGGGGCGGCAACCAGGGTTTCGACTACGACGAGTTCGTCGACGCCGCAACGGAGGACGACGTCGTCCGGGCCGTCACCCGCGCGGCCTCCACGGGACGCGGCGTCAGAGTCGCGGGCAGCGGCCATTCGTTCACCCCGATCGTGCAGACCGACCACACCCTGGTGACCATGGAGCGCCTGACGGGGCTCGTCACCGCCGACGACGTCACCCTGCGCGCGAGGCTCCGCGGCGGGACGCGACTGTGGGACGTCGGCGCGCCCCTATGGGAACACGGGATGGCGCTGGCCAATCAGGGTGACATCGATGCCCAGTCGATCGCGGGCGCCATCGCGACCGGCACCAAGGGTTCCGGGCCCGCGTTCGGCAACCTGTCGTCGATGGTGCGTGGCGTCCGGCTGGTCGACGGATCAGGTGAGATCGTCTCGATCACCGAGGACGACGACGACGCGTTGCACGCCGCTCAGGTGTCGATCGGCATGCTCGGGGTGTTCCTCGAACTCGACCTGCAGGCCGTGCCCGCGTACAAGATTCGGGAACAGAACGCCGTCCTACCGTTCGACGAGGTCGACGCCAACTGGGCTCGGTTCCTCGCCGACTACCGCCACTTCTCGTTCTGGTGGATGCCGACACCCGCGTCGTCGGCCATGTACGACCTCGGCACGGTGCCGCAGGATCACTGCGTCGTCAAACTGCTCAGCGAGGCGCCTGCGGACGCCGACGACGTCGACGCCGAACCGGGCGCCAGGACCGGTCGCGCCCACCTCATCTATCCCGACGCCACCACCGAGGCCCGTTTCCACGAGCTCGAGTACATGGTGCCCGCCGACCGCGGTCGCGAGGCGCTCGACGTGGTGCGCGACCTCATGCTGACGCGGCACCCCGAGCAGATCTCCCCGGTTCAGGTCCGGTGGCAACGGGCCGACGAGGCGTACCTGTCGGCGCAGTATCAGCGGGACACCATGTCGCTGTCGGTGTCGGGGCAGGTGGGCACCGTCTACGAACCGTTCCTGCGCGAACTGGATCGCGTGCTGCAGCCGTTCGACGCTCGCCCGCACTGGGGCAAGGTGCACTTCCTCACCCGCGATCGCGTCGAGGCCCTCTATCCGCGGTACGACGACTTTCAGCGTCTCCGCAAACAGTTCGACCCCAGCGGCATCTTCCTCAACCCACACCTGCGCGCACTGTTTGGTTGA
- a CDS encoding aldehyde dehydrogenase (NADP(+)) produces the protein MTDTVAVFGTNPRTGAKLPPVAVETTGAEVAALVTAAAASAPGLAGLDRAARAHVLDAVADGIEDHRDELIEIASAETGFTTAKLAGELTRAAFQFRFFGDVVREGSYLEAAIDPAAETPMGPRPDLRRILTAIGPVAVFGSSNFPFAFSVLGGDTASALAAGCPVVLKAHPSHPATSQRSFEVLATAVPDGAVAIVHGTQAGIALVAQPAIKAVGFTGSLRGGRALLDVVNARDEPIPFYGELSSLNPVVVTPAAAAERAEDIGAGLVGSFTLGSGQLCTKPGFVLVPDSAEGDRLVAAVRAGVVQSSDHVLLNEGIHAAYAAETAALRGRADVRTTTGPGGDGAGFAVAPMVVETALAELDPHLVHEVFGPVTVIVRYPAGAVIDSATTALESLPPSLTATVHHSESDDALTALTALASARAGRVVFNAFPTGVAVSWAQHHGGPWPSTNALHTSVGATAIRRFLRPVTYQNAPAHVLPAELRDGYDRIPRRIDGVLHPAG, from the coding sequence ATGACGGACACCGTCGCAGTCTTCGGAACCAATCCCCGCACCGGTGCGAAACTCCCACCGGTCGCCGTCGAGACCACTGGCGCCGAGGTGGCCGCGCTCGTCACCGCGGCGGCCGCATCGGCTCCGGGGCTGGCGGGGCTGGACCGCGCGGCGCGCGCGCACGTGCTGGACGCGGTCGCCGACGGCATCGAGGACCACCGCGACGAACTCATCGAGATCGCCTCTGCCGAAACGGGATTCACCACCGCCAAGCTGGCGGGTGAGCTCACCCGCGCGGCGTTCCAATTCCGCTTCTTCGGCGACGTCGTGCGCGAGGGCAGCTACCTGGAGGCGGCGATCGACCCGGCCGCCGAGACCCCGATGGGGCCGCGGCCGGATCTGCGACGCATCCTCACGGCGATCGGACCCGTAGCGGTGTTCGGGTCGAGCAACTTCCCGTTCGCGTTCTCCGTGCTCGGCGGCGACACCGCGTCGGCGCTCGCGGCCGGTTGCCCCGTCGTGCTGAAGGCGCACCCGTCGCACCCCGCGACCTCACAGCGGTCCTTCGAGGTCCTCGCGACGGCCGTGCCGGACGGTGCCGTCGCCATCGTCCACGGCACCCAGGCCGGGATCGCGCTGGTGGCGCAGCCCGCGATCAAGGCCGTCGGCTTCACCGGATCGCTGCGCGGCGGCCGGGCACTGCTCGACGTCGTCAACGCCCGCGACGAACCCATTCCCTTCTACGGCGAGTTGAGCAGTCTCAACCCCGTCGTCGTCACACCGGCGGCGGCAGCCGAACGCGCCGAGGACATCGGTGCGGGTCTGGTCGGCTCGTTCACTCTCGGGTCGGGTCAGCTCTGCACGAAGCCCGGCTTCGTGCTGGTGCCCGACTCCGCCGAGGGGGATCGCCTCGTCGCCGCCGTGCGAGCCGGGGTGGTGCAATCCTCGGACCACGTGCTGCTGAACGAGGGCATCCACGCCGCCTACGCCGCGGAGACAGCTGCCCTGCGGGGCCGGGCGGACGTGCGTACCACCACGGGGCCGGGTGGTGACGGCGCCGGGTTCGCCGTGGCGCCAATGGTTGTCGAGACGGCGCTGGCCGAATTGGACCCGCACCTCGTGCACGAGGTGTTCGGCCCCGTGACGGTCATCGTCAGGTACCCGGCTGGCGCCGTGATCGATTCGGCGACAACGGCTTTGGAGAGCCTGCCGCCGTCGCTGACGGCGACCGTGCACCACAGCGAGTCCGACGACGCGCTCACCGCACTCACCGCGCTCGCGTCGGCCCGGGCGGGCCGCGTGGTGTTCAACGCCTTTCCCACCGGCGTCGCGGTGTCGTGGGCGCAGCACCACGGCGGTCCGTGGCCGTCGACGAACGCGTTGCACACTTCGGTGGGCGCCACCGCCATCCGACGTTTCCTGCGGCCGGTGACCTACCAGAACGCACCCGCGCACGTGCTACCCGCAGAACTGCGCGACGGCTACGACCGCATCCCGCGCCGCATCGACGGCGTGCTGCATCCTGCAGGGTAG
- a CDS encoding 3'-5' exonuclease: MSVATDWTRRLRRPRRSAAADVDWRADTFVVIDLETTGLDARHDHVVSYGAVPIRAGRVMTSESVYGLVHVPGDVPGSSIMFHGLRTQDLDGAPPLADCVATLDGLIGEHPVVAHCAWIERSFLRKAFRRSYLSFTSAMIDTAVLARRVLEVELDPGQAVSLEYAATELGLPVHSPHHALGDAVTTASLFLALAGRLERDISLTTAHLIALSEGSS, encoded by the coding sequence GTGAGCGTGGCGACCGACTGGACGCGTCGCCTGCGTCGGCCGCGCCGGTCCGCCGCGGCCGACGTCGACTGGCGCGCCGACACGTTCGTGGTGATCGACCTGGAGACCACGGGCCTCGACGCCCGCCACGATCACGTCGTGTCCTACGGCGCGGTGCCGATCCGCGCCGGGCGGGTCATGACGTCGGAGTCGGTCTATGGCCTGGTGCACGTGCCCGGTGACGTGCCGGGCAGCTCGATCATGTTCCACGGTCTGCGGACCCAGGACCTCGACGGCGCACCCCCGCTGGCGGACTGCGTCGCGACCCTGGACGGCCTCATCGGCGAGCATCCCGTGGTCGCGCACTGCGCATGGATCGAACGGTCGTTCTTGCGCAAGGCCTTTCGACGTTCATACCTGAGCTTCACGAGTGCGATGATCGACACCGCCGTCCTGGCCCGCCGCGTGCTGGAGGTGGAGTTGGACCCCGGGCAGGCGGTGTCGCTCGAATACGCCGCGACCGAACTCGGTCTCCCCGTGCACTCCCCGCACCACGCCCTCGGCGACGCCGTCACCACGGCGAGCCTGTTCCTCGCGCTGGCCGGCCGGCTCGAGCGCGACATCAGCCTGACCACCGCCCACCTGATCGCCCTGTCGGAAGGATCGTCATGA
- a CDS encoding putative nucleotidyltransferase substrate binding domain-containing protein: MASTVLDARPITRPVLIQPLRSALVGGLGRDGFTRALSRFSMTDRPPSGFVRGFVVEHFGEQKGHLNLKKSGLRPVASLARALAQRTGDPTGSTPQRLERAQRSGLLTADEADALTGAFSLCYHLVFDSQIAAIKVGAPVASSIDPATLDPLERRHLRNAFRTINGIQERLSRKWFDYEGR; this comes from the coding sequence ATGGCCTCGACGGTGCTCGACGCCCGGCCGATCACCCGGCCCGTCCTGATCCAGCCGCTGCGCAGCGCACTCGTCGGTGGCCTCGGCCGTGACGGCTTCACCAGGGCGTTGAGTCGCTTCTCGATGACCGACCGACCGCCGAGCGGCTTCGTCCGCGGGTTCGTCGTCGAGCACTTCGGGGAGCAGAAGGGCCACCTCAACCTCAAGAAGTCCGGGCTGCGGCCGGTGGCCTCCTTGGCGCGTGCCCTGGCGCAACGGACCGGCGACCCAACGGGTTCCACGCCGCAACGGCTCGAGCGCGCCCAGCGCAGCGGCCTGCTCACCGCCGACGAGGCCGATGCGCTGACGGGCGCCTTCAGCCTCTGCTACCACCTGGTCTTCGACAGCCAGATCGCCGCGATCAAGGTGGGCGCGCCGGTGGCGTCGTCGATCGACCCCGCCACGTTGGACCCGCTCGAGCGACGCCACCTCAGGAATGCGTTCCGCACGATCAACGGCATCCAGGAACGGTTGAGCCGCAAGTGGTTCGACTACGAGGGTCGGTGA
- a CDS encoding mandelate racemase/muconate lactonizing enzyme family protein, with amino-acid sequence MKITGVDVYRYDVGYAHGVYVMSGDRAAATEDGTLVRIRTDEGLDGWGEITTLGATYLPTFPAGIRAALGELARAVLGSDPTNLNQIHATMDATLMGQTFAKSAIDIACWDLLGKSVGLPISALLGGVLNDDFALYEAVPLGTPATMAEFVTARRSAGINRFQLKVGNHPRDDVARAKACVEAGDGNTVVVADANGGWNVADAQIALRGMEELPIFVEQPCRTTTDSILAHAHSTLPLVLDESIVDSAGVFRAKYEARAASINIKFGKLGGLSNAARMRDLTQELNLLVSVEDMWGGDVITAATSHLAASTRTEALLMTPFFNDWTDGHVAGHLPRSVDGRGSAPTGPGLGITVDVGRLGEPLTVVEF; translated from the coding sequence GTGAAGATCACCGGTGTCGACGTCTACCGCTACGACGTGGGCTACGCCCATGGCGTGTACGTGATGTCGGGTGACCGGGCGGCGGCCACCGAGGACGGCACCCTGGTACGCATCCGCACCGACGAGGGTCTGGACGGCTGGGGCGAGATCACCACCCTCGGGGCCACCTATCTTCCGACCTTTCCCGCGGGCATCAGGGCCGCGCTCGGTGAGTTGGCGCGGGCGGTGCTCGGCTCGGATCCGACCAACCTGAACCAGATTCACGCGACCATGGACGCCACGCTGATGGGCCAGACATTCGCGAAGAGCGCGATCGACATCGCGTGCTGGGACCTGCTCGGCAAGAGCGTCGGATTGCCGATCTCGGCGCTGCTCGGCGGCGTACTGAACGACGACTTCGCGCTCTACGAGGCCGTGCCGCTGGGTACGCCGGCCACGATGGCCGAGTTCGTCACGGCGCGCCGCAGCGCCGGCATCAACCGGTTTCAGCTGAAGGTGGGCAACCACCCCCGCGATGACGTCGCACGGGCGAAGGCGTGCGTCGAGGCCGGTGACGGCAATACCGTGGTCGTGGCCGACGCGAACGGCGGCTGGAACGTCGCCGACGCCCAGATCGCGTTGCGCGGTATGGAGGAGCTGCCGATCTTCGTCGAACAGCCCTGCCGCACTACCACGGATTCCATTCTGGCCCATGCCCATTCGACCCTGCCCCTGGTGCTGGACGAGTCGATCGTCGACTCGGCCGGGGTGTTTCGGGCGAAGTACGAGGCGCGTGCCGCATCGATCAACATCAAATTCGGCAAGCTGGGCGGTCTGTCGAACGCGGCGCGGATGCGCGATCTCACCCAGGAGCTGAATCTGCTGGTGTCCGTGGAGGACATGTGGGGTGGTGACGTAATCACTGCTGCGACCAGTCATCTCGCCGCGAGCACCCGCACCGAGGCACTGCTCATGACCCCGTTCTTCAACGATTGGACCGACGGCCACGTCGCGGGCCACCTGCCCCGCTCGGTCGATGGGCGCGGGTCGGCGCCCACCGGCCCTGGGCTCGGCATCACCGTCGACGTCGGCAGGCTCGGCGAGCCGCTGACCGTCGTCGAGTTTTGA
- a CDS encoding dihydrodipicolinate synthase family protein: protein MTTTPWRGIVVAATLPFTADLTVDYDRYQDHVRFLAENGADGITPNGSLGEYQVLTAQERARIVELAIEAAPEGFSVIPGVGAYGSAESVRWTEQAQQAGAHGVLALPPNSYRANDDEVVEHYRALDRVGLPIVAYNNPFDTRVDLTPELLSRIGEFDNVVAVKEFSGDVRRITAIQRLAPGIDVLSGADDNVLEATLMGAVGWIGGFSNSLPKACAKIYELGTTGQVEEARELYSLLQPAFQWDTKHTFVQAIKLSQEVAGGYGGPTRPPRLPLSDEDRAQVIKDVELALTAVV, encoded by the coding sequence ATGACCACTACTCCCTGGCGCGGCATCGTCGTCGCCGCCACCCTGCCCTTCACCGCCGACTTGACCGTGGACTACGACCGTTACCAGGACCACGTCCGCTTCCTCGCCGAGAACGGCGCCGACGGCATCACCCCGAACGGGTCCCTCGGCGAATACCAGGTGCTGACCGCGCAGGAGCGGGCCCGCATCGTCGAACTCGCGATCGAGGCTGCGCCGGAGGGGTTTTCGGTGATTCCCGGGGTGGGAGCCTACGGCTCGGCGGAGTCCGTCCGCTGGACCGAGCAGGCGCAGCAGGCCGGCGCGCATGGTGTGCTCGCGCTGCCGCCGAACTCCTACCGGGCCAACGACGACGAGGTCGTCGAACATTACCGGGCGCTCGATCGCGTCGGTCTGCCCATCGTGGCCTACAACAACCCGTTCGACACCCGGGTCGACTTGACTCCAGAGTTGTTGTCGCGCATCGGCGAATTCGACAACGTCGTCGCGGTCAAGGAGTTCTCCGGCGACGTCCGTCGCATTACCGCGATCCAGCGGCTGGCGCCAGGAATCGACGTGCTCTCCGGCGCGGACGACAACGTGCTGGAGGCCACGTTGATGGGCGCGGTCGGATGGATCGGCGGCTTTTCGAACTCGCTGCCGAAGGCCTGCGCGAAGATCTACGAACTGGGCACTACCGGCCAGGTCGAAGAGGCCCGCGAGCTGTACTCGCTGCTGCAGCCGGCGTTCCAGTGGGACACCAAGCACACCTTCGTCCAGGCAATCAAGCTGTCGCAAGAGGTCGCGGGCGGTTACGGCGGACCGACCCGGCCGCCGCGGCTGCCGCTCAGCGACGAGGACCGCGCGCAGGTCATCAAGGACGTCGAACTGGCACTGACCGCCGTCGTCTGA